In Morganella morganii, the following are encoded in one genomic region:
- the purK gene encoding 5-(carboxyamino)imidazole ribonucleotide synthase has protein sequence MKPVCVLGNGQLGRMLRQAGEPLGISVYPVGLDAEPEAVPYQHSVITAEIEQWPQTALTQVLEQHPAFINRDIFPRLADRLPQKQLMDDLHLATSPWQPLSSPDEWPDIFARLGDFVIVKRRTGGYDGRGQWRVRPGDEATLPPEIYGECIAEKGILFSGEVSLVGARNRAGQCVFYPLTRNHHEEGILRMSVAFPQTQNPLQTQAEQMLGAILTELDYTGVMAMECFVTEDGLLINELAPRVHNSGHWTQNGASVSQFELHLRAILDLPLPQPVVTAPAVMVNIIGTELNTQWLAQPLAHLHWYDKEVRPARKVGHINLTHPDPAQLISALSGLAQDLPPEYQSSADWAKTILSW, from the coding sequence ATGAAACCGGTGTGTGTTCTGGGAAACGGCCAGCTGGGCCGGATGCTGCGCCAGGCCGGTGAGCCGCTGGGGATTTCGGTTTATCCGGTCGGGTTAGATGCCGAGCCGGAAGCCGTCCCTTATCAGCACAGCGTGATCACCGCTGAAATCGAGCAGTGGCCGCAGACCGCGCTGACACAGGTGCTGGAGCAGCACCCTGCCTTTATCAACCGCGATATTTTTCCGCGCCTGGCAGACCGCCTGCCGCAGAAACAGCTGATGGATGACCTGCATCTCGCCACCTCACCTTGGCAGCCGCTCTCCTCTCCGGATGAATGGCCGGACATTTTTGCCCGTCTCGGGGACTTTGTCATCGTCAAGCGCCGCACCGGCGGTTATGACGGACGCGGTCAGTGGCGGGTGCGTCCCGGTGATGAAGCTACTCTGCCGCCGGAGATTTACGGCGAATGTATTGCCGAGAAAGGCATTCTGTTTTCCGGCGAAGTGTCGCTGGTCGGTGCCCGTAACCGCGCCGGGCAATGTGTGTTTTACCCGCTGACCCGAAACCATCACGAAGAGGGCATTCTGCGTATGAGCGTGGCCTTCCCGCAGACACAAAACCCGCTTCAGACACAGGCTGAGCAGATGCTGGGGGCTATCCTCACTGAGCTGGATTATACCGGTGTGATGGCTATGGAGTGTTTTGTCACAGAAGACGGCCTGCTGATCAACGAACTGGCACCGCGAGTGCATAACAGCGGCCACTGGACACAAAACGGTGCGTCCGTCAGCCAGTTTGAGCTGCATCTGCGGGCGATTCTGGATCTGCCGCTGCCGCAGCCGGTTGTCACCGCCCCGGCGGTCATGGTGAATATTATCGGCACAGAGCTGAATACACAGTGGCTGGCACAACCGCTGGCGCATCTGCACTGGTATGACAAAGAAGTGCGCCCGGCGCGTAAGGTCGGTCACATTAACCTGACTCATCCGGATCCGGCACAGCTTATCTCGGCACTCAGCGGGCTGGCACAGGATTTACCGCCGGAATATCAATCCTCTGCGGACTGGGCAAAAACAATATTAAGCTGGTAG
- the purE gene encoding 5-(carboxyamino)imidazole ribonucleotide mutase → MNAASSQQHSPAAKVAIVMGSKSDWSTMEHAAAILDMLQVPYHTEVVSAHRTPDKLFSFAETAKQNGFDVIIAGAGGAAHLPGMLAAKTLVPVLGVPVQSAALSGVDSLYSIVQMPKGIPVGTLAIGKAGAANAALLAAQILALHDEALLIRLTDWRNAQTDDVLSHPDPREAN, encoded by the coding sequence ATGAACGCCGCCTCTTCGCAACAACACTCACCGGCAGCCAAAGTGGCTATTGTTATGGGATCCAAAAGTGACTGGAGCACCATGGAACACGCCGCAGCGATCCTCGATATGCTTCAGGTGCCTTATCACACAGAAGTGGTTTCCGCGCACCGCACGCCGGACAAACTGTTTTCCTTTGCTGAAACCGCAAAACAGAACGGGTTTGATGTGATCATTGCCGGTGCCGGTGGTGCCGCGCATCTGCCGGGGATGCTGGCGGCGAAAACCCTCGTACCGGTGCTGGGTGTGCCGGTGCAGAGTGCCGCGCTCAGCGGTGTCGACAGTCTCTATTCCATTGTGCAGATGCCGAAAGGCATTCCGGTCGGTACGCTGGCTATCGGCAAAGCCGGTGCCGCCAATGCCGCCCTGCTCGCCGCACAGATCCTCGCCCTGCATGATGAGGCGCTGCTTATCCGCCTGACAGACTGGCGCAATGCGCAGACCGATGATGTCCTCAGCCACCCGGATCCGCGGGAGGCCAACTGA
- a CDS encoding UDP-2,3-diacylglucosamine diphosphatase produces MTTLIIADLHLNEQEPAITAGFLRFLREQAVHASQLYILGDFFDYWIGDDDPNPLHKTVADALKSLSDSGVKIFFICGNRDFLLGERYARQCGMTLLPDTQVIEAEGHQILILHGDTLCTDDTDYQHYRQRVHTPWIQRLFLWLPLSLRLKIAKKMRAGSQSANQRKSEAIMDVNQNEVMKAFRQYRTRWMIHGHTHRPAVHDVSADGETHFRGVLGAWHSQGSAFKITPDSISLIFFPF; encoded by the coding sequence ATGACCACGCTTATTATTGCAGATTTGCATTTAAATGAGCAGGAGCCGGCGATCACCGCCGGCTTTCTTCGTTTCCTGCGGGAACAGGCTGTTCACGCATCACAGCTCTATATCCTCGGTGATTTTTTTGATTACTGGATTGGTGATGATGACCCGAACCCGCTGCATAAAACCGTGGCTGATGCACTGAAATCCCTCAGTGACAGCGGCGTGAAGATCTTCTTTATCTGCGGCAACCGTGATTTCCTGCTGGGTGAGCGCTATGCCCGTCAGTGCGGCATGACCCTGCTGCCGGATACACAGGTGATTGAAGCCGAAGGGCATCAGATCCTGATCCTGCACGGCGATACCCTCTGCACGGATGATACGGACTACCAGCATTATCGCCAGCGTGTTCACACTCCGTGGATCCAGCGCCTGTTTCTGTGGCTGCCATTGTCGCTGCGCCTGAAAATCGCGAAGAAAATGCGCGCGGGCAGTCAGTCTGCCAATCAGCGCAAAAGCGAAGCGATTATGGATGTGAATCAGAACGAGGTGATGAAGGCATTCCGTCAGTACCGGACCCGCTGGATGATCCACGGCCACACTCACCGTCCTGCGGTGCATGATGTCTCCGCTGACGGCGAAACGCACTTTCGCGGTGTCCTCGGCGCGTGGCACTCACAGGGTTCTGCCTTTAAAATCACCCCGGACAGCATTTCACTGATCTTCTTTCCGTTCTGA
- the ppiB gene encoding peptidylprolyl isomerase B translates to MVTFHTNHGDIVIKTFADKAPETVANFLKYCEDGFYNNTIFHRVINDFMVQGGGFEPGMKQKPTLGMIKNEANNGLKNNRGTLAMARTNDPHSATAQFFINVVDNDYLNFRSETPSGWGYCVFAEVVEGMDVVDKIKAVKTGNSGMHQDVPREDVIIESVTVSE, encoded by the coding sequence ATGGTAACTTTTCATACAAATCATGGTGATATCGTCATTAAGACGTTCGCGGATAAAGCACCGGAAACGGTCGCAAACTTCCTGAAATATTGTGAAGACGGTTTCTACAATAACACCATTTTCCATCGTGTTATCAATGATTTCATGGTCCAGGGCGGCGGTTTTGAACCGGGCATGAAGCAGAAACCGACTCTCGGTATGATCAAAAACGAAGCCAACAACGGTCTGAAAAACAACCGCGGCACCCTGGCGATGGCCCGTACCAACGATCCGCATTCCGCCACTGCACAGTTTTTCATTAACGTGGTTGACAACGACTACCTGAACTTCCGTTCAGAAACACCAAGTGGCTGGGGCTACTGCGTGTTTGCTGAAGTGGTTGAAGGTATGGATGTTGTGGACAAAATCAAAGCGGTCAAAACCGGCAACAGCGGTATGCACCAGGATGTGCCGCGCGAAGATGTGATCATCGAAAGCGTGACTGTTTCTGAGTAA
- the cysS gene encoding cysteine--tRNA ligase, with protein MLKIYNTLSRQKEEFKPINPGKIGMYVCGITVYDLCHIGHGRTFVAFDTIVRYLRHAGYDVNYIRNITDVDDKIIKRANENNETCDQLVDRMVAEMHRDFDAMNLMRPDSEPRATHHIKEIIEITQLLLDRGHAYVADNGDVMFDISSDPEYGLLSRQDLEQLQAGARVEVADVKRNPMDFVLWKMSKPGEPSWESPWGAGRPGWHIECSAMNSKQLGTHFDIHGGGSDLMFPHHENEIAQSTCAHDGPYVNYWMHSGMVMVDKEKMSKSLNNFFTIRDVLGYYDPETVRYFLLSAHYRSQLNYTEENLKQARTALERFYTALRGTDKDAAVVVNEEFANRFRDAMDDDFNTPEAYSVLFDMARELNRLKQEDMTAANGLAAQLRQLAGVLGLLTQDPEQFLQSGAQSESDEDAAKIEALIKQRNDARASKEWALADAARDALTDMGIVLEDGPQGTTWRRK; from the coding sequence ATGCTGAAAATTTATAACACCTTATCAAGACAAAAAGAGGAATTTAAGCCCATTAACCCCGGTAAAATCGGGATGTACGTGTGTGGTATCACTGTTTACGACCTGTGTCATATCGGACACGGGCGGACATTTGTCGCGTTTGACACCATCGTGCGCTATCTGCGTCACGCCGGGTATGATGTGAACTATATCCGCAACATCACGGATGTGGACGACAAAATTATCAAACGGGCGAATGAAAATAACGAAACCTGTGATCAGCTGGTGGATCGCATGGTGGCGGAGATGCACCGCGATTTCGATGCCATGAACCTGATGCGCCCGGATTCAGAGCCGCGCGCCACACATCACATCAAAGAGATTATTGAGATCACGCAGTTACTGCTCGATCGCGGTCATGCCTATGTGGCGGACAACGGGGATGTGATGTTTGATATCAGCAGTGACCCGGAATACGGCCTGCTGTCACGCCAGGATCTGGAGCAGCTTCAGGCCGGTGCCCGTGTCGAGGTGGCGGATGTGAAACGCAACCCGATGGATTTCGTGCTGTGGAAAATGTCCAAACCGGGTGAGCCGTCATGGGAATCCCCGTGGGGCGCAGGCCGTCCTGGCTGGCATATCGAATGTTCCGCGATGAACAGCAAACAGCTGGGCACACATTTTGATATTCACGGCGGCGGTTCTGACCTGATGTTCCCGCACCATGAAAACGAAATAGCGCAGTCCACCTGTGCCCACGACGGCCCGTATGTCAATTACTGGATGCACTCCGGTATGGTGATGGTTGATAAAGAGAAGATGTCAAAATCCCTCAATAACTTCTTCACCATCCGTGATGTGCTGGGCTATTACGACCCGGAAACGGTGCGTTACTTCCTGCTGTCCGCACATTACCGCAGCCAGCTCAACTACACAGAAGAGAACCTGAAACAGGCGCGTACTGCTCTGGAGCGTTTCTATACCGCACTGCGCGGCACAGATAAAGATGCGGCGGTCGTGGTGAATGAGGAATTCGCAAATCGTTTCCGCGATGCGATGGATGATGATTTTAACACGCCGGAAGCTTACTCTGTGCTGTTTGATATGGCGCGTGAACTGAACCGTCTGAAACAGGAAGATATGACTGCAGCAAACGGCCTGGCAGCACAACTGCGCCAGCTGGCCGGTGTGCTGGGGCTGCTGACTCAGGATCCGGAGCAGTTCCTGCAAAGCGGTGCGCAGAGCGAAAGTGATGAAGATGCAGCGAAAATCGAAGCACTGATCAAACAGCGCAATGATGCCCGCGCCTCAAAAGAGTGGGCGCTGGCCGATGCGGCCCGTGATGCTTTAACCGACATGGGTATTGTGCTGGAAGATGGCCCGCAGGGTACCACCTGGCGCCGTAAGTAA
- the cybC gene encoding cytochrome b562, protein MSKNMLAMLVASVCAFGAMTASAAGLSDNMKTLNANLQIVEKTDDAAALKTALTDMRAAAQSAREELPAKLKGKAADSAEVKDYHHGYDVLTGQIDEALKLTEEGKIPEAKAMAEQFKATRGEYHKKYR, encoded by the coding sequence ATGAGTAAAAATATGTTAGCTATGCTGGTGGCATCTGTCTGTGCATTCGGCGCAATGACGGCATCTGCCGCCGGACTGTCAGATAATATGAAAACGCTGAACGCGAATCTGCAGATTGTTGAAAAAACAGATGACGCGGCAGCGCTGAAAACTGCACTGACCGACATGCGTGCTGCGGCACAGAGTGCCAGAGAAGAATTACCGGCCAAACTGAAAGGTAAAGCGGCGGACAGCGCAGAAGTGAAGGATTACCATCACGGTTATGATGTTCTGACCGGACAAATTGATGAAGCACTGAAGCTGACGGAAGAAGGTAAAATTCCGGAAGCAAAAGCCATGGCTGAACAATTTAAAGCCACCCGTGGTGAATACCACAAGAAATACCGTTAA
- the cybB gene encoding cytochrome b561: MKTQKFQPVQIALHWFIFLLVIVVYISALLRDNADEPLRSILAGLHYSCGIAVGILMIVRLAVRIKHRAPAIIPRPSPMITGLSHLVHLIIFVIFILLPVLGFSIKYLNGYDWSLFGIPMPVSAAPDEDLAYSIQNIHEIVANTGYFIIGLHAAAALAHHYFWKDNTLLRMMPRKRD; this comes from the coding sequence ATGAAAACACAAAAATTTCAGCCTGTGCAGATTGCCCTGCACTGGTTTATTTTCCTGCTTGTGATTGTCGTTTATATCAGCGCCCTGTTACGGGACAATGCTGACGAACCACTGAGAAGTATTTTGGCCGGGCTGCATTACAGTTGCGGTATCGCTGTCGGTATACTGATGATTGTCCGGCTGGCCGTCAGAATAAAGCACCGCGCACCGGCTATTATTCCCAGACCGTCACCGATGATAACCGGCTTATCCCATCTGGTGCACCTGATAATCTTTGTGATATTTATTTTGTTACCGGTACTCGGTTTCAGTATTAAATATCTGAACGGTTATGACTGGTCATTATTCGGTATCCCGATGCCGGTCTCCGCCGCGCCGGATGAAGATCTCGCGTACAGCATACAGAATATTCATGAGATCGTTGCCAATACCGGTTATTTTATTATCGGCCTGCATGCCGCCGCCGCACTGGCTCATCACTACTTCTGGAAAGATAATACCCTGCTGCGCATGATGCCGCGCAAACGGGACTGA
- the ybcJ gene encoding ribosome-associated protein YbcJ, with product MDIFNLDGHPHVELCDLLKIQGWADSGAAAKQFIADGQVTVDGETETRKRCKITAGKVVEFAGEQVKVAE from the coding sequence ATGGATATTTTTAATCTTGACGGCCATCCGCATGTTGAGCTGTGCGACCTGCTCAAAATTCAGGGCTGGGCCGACAGCGGTGCCGCCGCCAAACAATTTATCGCTGATGGTCAGGTGACTGTTGACGGTGAAACGGAAACCCGCAAGCGCTGCAAAATCACCGCCGGTAAAGTGGTGGAATTTGCCGGTGAGCAGGTAAAGGTGGCTGAATAA
- the folD gene encoding bifunctional methylenetetrahydrofolate dehydrogenase/methenyltetrahydrofolate cyclohydrolase FolD, with the protein MSAKIIDGKTIASTIRAEVAAKVQQRIASGKRAPGLAVILVGENPASQIYVASKRRSCEEVGFISRSYDLPDTTSEAELLHLIDELNNDNTIDGILVQLPLPAGIDNVKVIERIHPDKDVDGFHPYNIGRLCQRAPNLRPCTPRGIVTLLERCNINTFGLNAVIIGASNIVGRPMSLELLLAGCTTTVTHRFTTNLRHHVEHADLLIVAVGKPNFIPGEWIKPGAIVIDVGINRLENGKVVGDVNFAEAAERAEWITPVPGGVGPMTVATLIQNTLQACEEFHDKDE; encoded by the coding sequence ATGTCAGCAAAAATTATAGACGGGAAAACGATTGCGTCGACCATACGTGCCGAAGTTGCCGCAAAAGTTCAGCAACGGATTGCCAGCGGAAAACGGGCTCCCGGTCTTGCCGTTATCCTGGTCGGTGAGAACCCCGCGTCGCAGATTTATGTCGCCAGCAAACGCCGTTCATGTGAAGAAGTCGGATTTATTTCACGCTCTTATGACCTCCCCGATACCACCAGCGAAGCTGAACTCCTCCATCTCATTGATGAACTGAATAATGATAATACTATCGACGGGATCCTCGTTCAGCTTCCGCTGCCTGCCGGCATTGATAATGTCAAAGTGATTGAACGCATTCATCCTGATAAAGACGTCGACGGTTTTCATCCTTATAATATCGGCCGCCTGTGTCAGCGTGCGCCGAATCTGCGCCCGTGCACACCGCGCGGTATTGTGACACTGCTTGAGCGCTGCAATATCAATACATTTGGTCTGAATGCCGTGATTATCGGCGCATCCAATATTGTCGGCCGCCCGATGAGCCTGGAGCTGCTGCTGGCCGGTTGCACCACAACTGTCACTCACCGCTTTACCACCAATCTGCGTCACCATGTTGAACACGCGGATTTGCTGATTGTGGCGGTCGGGAAACCGAATTTTATTCCGGGTGAGTGGATCAAACCCGGCGCAATTGTGATTGATGTGGGCATTAACCGTCTGGAAAACGGCAAAGTGGTCGGCGATGTGAATTTTGCCGAAGCCGCTGAACGTGCGGAGTGGATAACCCCGGTGCCGGGCGGTGTCGGGCCGATGACGGTCGCCACACTGATTCAGAATACATTACAGGCCTGCGAAGAATTTCACGATAAGGACGAGTAA
- a CDS encoding metalloregulator ArsR/SmtB family transcription factor: MEPLQLFKILGDQTRLDIVLLLKASGELCVCDIYTALNLSQPKTSRHLAMLRESGLLLDSKHGKWVHYRLSPALLPWVKSIIDVTYATEKNRVADLLKSLETKEPAGSCSV, translated from the coding sequence ATGGAACCATTACAACTGTTTAAAATTTTAGGTGACCAAACCAGACTGGATATCGTGCTATTGCTAAAAGCATCCGGGGAGTTATGTGTCTGTGATATCTATACGGCCTTGAATTTATCGCAACCAAAGACATCCCGGCATCTGGCAATGCTAAGAGAATCAGGTCTTTTGCTCGATTCAAAACATGGCAAATGGGTTCATTATCGTTTATCTCCTGCATTACTACCGTGGGTGAAAAGTATCATTGATGTCACTTACGCCACAGAGAAAAATAGAGTTGCAGATTTGCTTAAGAGCTTGGAGACAAAAGAACCTGCGGGTAGCTGTTCTGTATAA
- the arsD gene encoding arsenite efflux transporter metallochaperone ArsD, which yields MKKLEVFDPALCCSTGVCGTEVDQALVDFATDVDWLKKQGASIRRFNLAQEPMEFVNNTKAKTFLETAGAGSLPLLILDGEIVLTGRYPKRHELARWFGIRPNIEKAEIVKSCCGNGKTCC from the coding sequence ATGAAAAAACTAGAAGTATTTGATCCCGCATTATGCTGTAGCACCGGTGTTTGCGGAACCGAAGTCGATCAAGCATTGGTAGACTTCGCAACAGATGTGGATTGGTTAAAAAAACAAGGAGCAAGTATAAGGCGTTTTAATTTAGCGCAAGAGCCTATGGAGTTCGTTAACAACACAAAAGCAAAAACATTTTTGGAAACCGCAGGTGCCGGGTCACTTCCGCTATTGATTCTTGACGGTGAGATTGTGCTGACTGGTCGATACCCAAAACGACATGAGCTAGCCAGATGGTTTGGTATTCGACCGAATATTGAAAAAGCTGAAATTGTTAAATCGTGTTGTGGTAATGGTAAAACGTGTTGTTAA
- the arsA gene encoding arsenical pump-driving ATPase, with protein MKFLDNTPNYLFFTGKGGVGKTSVSCATAIKLAEKGKKVLLVSTDPASNVGQVFSQSIGNNIKPITLVPNLFAIEIDPQAAAEEYRNKIINPIKESLPEAVIQSITEQLSGACTTEIAAFDEFTGLLTNTEITEQFDHIIFDTAPTGHTIRLLQLPSAWSDFISNNPDGASCLGPMSGLDKQREQYSMAVEALSDKSLTRLVLVARPQSAALREVARTYSELSSLGIKNQQLVVNGVFPETAVTENDKLSHALYSREQAASESMPEALRSLPVDILYLQNINMVGVDALKQLLSDDMPQIPTITPTKQPISLPTLSELVGEISQQQHGLIMLMGKGGVGKTTIAASIAVKLAEKGLDVHLTTSDPAAHIESTLDGVLPNLQVSRIDPVAETERYRNYVLETKGKDLDEEGRALLEEDLRSPCTEEIAVFQAFSRIIRDAGKRFVVMDTAPTGHTLLLLDATGAYHKEIVKKMGEKGHYLTPMMQLQDPERTKVIITTLAETTPVLEAENLQNDLIRADIHPWAWVINNSLSITETISPLLLSRAEQEVAQIEKVTSTLAKRVAIVPLLETEPVGISALSQLAE; from the coding sequence ATGAAATTTTTAGATAACACACCTAATTATTTATTTTTTACTGGAAAAGGTGGTGTGGGTAAAACCTCTGTTTCCTGTGCGACAGCAATTAAGTTGGCTGAAAAAGGGAAAAAAGTTTTACTGGTGAGCACTGATCCAGCTTCTAACGTTGGGCAAGTATTCTCTCAATCGATAGGCAACAATATTAAGCCAATAACATTGGTTCCAAATCTATTTGCTATTGAAATAGATCCTCAAGCCGCAGCCGAAGAATATCGAAACAAAATTATTAATCCAATCAAAGAAAGTTTACCTGAAGCGGTAATTCAAAGTATTACGGAACAGCTATCAGGTGCCTGTACCACAGAGATTGCAGCTTTCGATGAATTTACCGGGTTGTTAACCAATACCGAAATTACAGAGCAATTTGACCATATCATTTTTGATACCGCACCAACGGGGCATACCATCCGTTTATTACAACTCCCGAGTGCATGGAGTGATTTTATTAGTAACAATCCTGATGGCGCGTCATGTTTAGGGCCAATGTCTGGTCTTGATAAACAACGTGAGCAGTACAGCATGGCGGTGGAAGCGTTGAGTGATAAATCACTGACAAGGCTGGTCTTGGTTGCACGACCTCAGTCTGCCGCATTGAGGGAAGTCGCGAGAACCTATAGCGAGTTGTCATCTCTGGGTATCAAAAATCAGCAATTGGTTGTCAATGGTGTTTTCCCTGAAACGGCGGTGACTGAAAATGATAAGTTATCCCATGCGCTCTACTCTCGTGAACAAGCGGCATCAGAGTCTATGCCGGAAGCACTACGCTCGTTACCTGTCGATATTCTTTATTTACAAAATATCAATATGGTGGGTGTCGATGCACTGAAGCAGTTGTTATCTGATGACATGCCACAAATTCCAACTATTACCCCTACAAAACAACCTATTTCTTTACCTACCTTGTCAGAACTGGTTGGTGAAATATCTCAGCAACAGCATGGGCTGATTATGTTAATGGGCAAAGGTGGTGTAGGGAAAACAACGATTGCGGCATCAATCGCAGTTAAATTGGCAGAAAAAGGGCTTGATGTACATCTGACCACATCTGATCCGGCCGCGCATATTGAATCAACCCTCGATGGTGTTTTACCCAATCTTCAGGTTAGCCGAATTGACCCTGTCGCTGAAACTGAGCGTTATCGTAATTATGTCTTAGAAACCAAAGGGAAAGATTTAGATGAAGAGGGGCGTGCATTACTTGAGGAAGATTTACGCTCTCCATGCACAGAAGAAATCGCGGTATTTCAGGCTTTCTCTCGCATCATTAGAGACGCGGGTAAACGTTTTGTCGTCATGGATACTGCACCGACCGGGCATACATTATTACTTCTGGATGCAACAGGGGCATACCATAAAGAAATTGTTAAAAAAATGGGCGAAAAAGGCCACTATTTAACGCCGATGATGCAATTACAAGATCCTGAACGCACTAAAGTTATTATTACGACACTCGCTGAAACTACGCCTGTGCTTGAGGCGGAGAACTTACAAAATGATTTAATTCGGGCAGATATACATCCGTGGGCGTGGGTGATCAATAACAGTCTGTCTATCACGGAAACAATATCACCATTGTTACTTTCAAGAGCAGAACAGGAAGTCGCTCAGATTGAAAAGGTGACATCAACATTGGCAAAACGTGTTGCTATTGTTCCTTTGCTTGAAACAGAGCCTGTGGGGATATCTGCATTAAGTCAGCTCGCAGAATAA